The proteins below are encoded in one region of Apium graveolens cultivar Ventura chromosome 4, ASM990537v1, whole genome shotgun sequence:
- the LOC141718332 gene encoding uncharacterized protein LOC141718332, whose product MAPYEALYGRRCRSPTCWDEVGERNILGQKLIQQTKEKVKLIRKRLLTAQDRQRKHAHPSRKDMEFEVGEAVLFKNSPWKGFSRFGKKGKLSPRCVGPFDILRRVGKVVYELALPPHMQHIHNVFHVSILKHYFPDSNHVIEYEEIEIQRDLSFMEQTV is encoded by the coding sequence ATGGCGCCATATGAAGCCTTATATGGTAGAAGATGTAGATCTCCAacttgttgggatgaggttggtgaaAGGAATATTTTGGGTCAAAAGTTGATCCAACAGACAAAAGAAAAAGTTAAACTCATTCGGAAAAGGTTATTgacagctcaagatcgacaacgCAAACATgctcatccttcaagaaaagatatggaatttgaagttggagaaGCAGTACTATTCAAAAATTCACCTTGGAAAGGCTTTtccagatttggaaagaaaggaaagttgagtccccGCTGTGTTGGACCTTTTGATATTTTGAGGCGTGTAGGAAAAGTTGTGTatgagttagctttaccaccacACATGCAACATAtccacaatgtgttccatgtgtcaatatTAAAGCACTATTTTCCTGATTCTaatcatgtgatagagtatgaggAAATTGAGATTCAGCGAGActtgtcatttatggagcaaACGGTGTAA